One stretch of Arachis hypogaea cultivar Tifrunner chromosome 20, arahy.Tifrunner.gnm2.J5K5, whole genome shotgun sequence DNA includes these proteins:
- the LOC112784106 gene encoding DNA-directed RNA polymerase II subunit RPB2: protein MDLEDEQEYEQQMEEEEDDEEEITQEDAWAVISAYFEEKGLVRQQLDSFDEFIQNTMQEIVDESADIEIRPESQHNPGHQSDFAETIYKISFGQIYLSKPMMTESDGETATLFPKAARLRNLTYSAPLYVDVTKRVIKKGHDGEEVTETQDFTKVFIGKVPIMLRSSYCTLYQNSEKDLTELGECPYDQGGYFIINGSEKVLIAQEKMSTNHVYVFKKRQPNKYAYVAEVRSMAESQNRPPSTMFVRMLSRASSKGGSSGQYIRATLPYIRSEIPIIIVFRALGFVADKDILEHICYDFSDTQMMELLRPSLEEAFVIQNQQVALDYIGKRGATVGVTKEKRIKYAKEILQKEMLPHVGVGEYCETKKAYYFGYIIHRLLLCALGRRAEDDRDHYGNKRLDLAGPLLGGLFRMLFRKLTRDVRGYVQKCVDNGKDVNLQFAIKAKTITSGLKYSLATGNWGQANAAGTRAGVSQVLNRLTYASTLSHLRRLNSPIGREGKLAKPRQLHNSQWGMMCPAETPEGQACGLVKNLALMVYITVGSAASPILEFLEEWGTENFEEISPAVIPQATKIFVNGCWVGIHRDPDMLVRTLRKLRRRVDVNTEVGVVRDIRLKELRIYTDYGRCSRPLFIVDKQRLLIKKKDIHALQQRESPEEGGWHDLVSKGFIEYIDTEEEETTMISMTINDLVQARLNPEEAYADTYTHCEIHPSLILGVCASIIPFPDHNQSPRNTYQSAMGKQAMGIYVTNYQFRMDTLAYVLYYPQKPLVTTRAMEHLHFRQLPAGINAIVAIACYSGYNQEDSVIMNQSSIDRGFFRSLFFRSYRDEEKKMGTLVKEDFGRPDRTNTMGMRHGSYDKLDDDGLAPPGTRVSGEDVIIGKTTPISQEEAQGQAARYTRRDHSISLRHSETGIVDQVLLTTNADGLRFVKVRVRSVRIPQIGDKFSSRHGQKGTVGMTYTQEDMPWTIEGISPDIIVNPHAIPSRMTIGQLIECIMGKVAAHMGKEGDATPFTDVTVDNISKALHKCGYQMRGFETMYNGHTGRRLSAMIFLGPTYYQRLKHMVDDKIHSRGRGPVQILTRQPAEGRSRDGGLRFGEMERDCMIAHGAAHFLKERLFDQSDAYRVHVCEKCGLIAIANLKKNSFECRGCKNKTDIVQVYIPYACKLLFQELMAMAIAPRMLTKEVKAAKDHKKKGA from the exons ATGGACCTGGAAGATGAGCAAGAGTACGAGCAGCaaatggaggaggaggaggatgacgaGGAAGAGATTACTCAGGAGGACGCTTGGGCTGTCATCTCCGCCTACTTCGAAGAGAAGGGACTTGTTCGCCAGCAGCTCGATTCTTTCGACGAGTTCATCCAAAACACTATGCAGGAAATCGTGGACGAATCTGCCGACATCGAAATCCGCCCCGAATCCCAGCACAATCCCGGTCACCAGTCCGATTTTGCAGAG ACTATTTACAAAATCAGCTTCGGTCAGATTTACTTGAGTAAGCCCATGATGACTGAGTCTGATGGTGAAACTGCTACCTTATTCCCCAAGGCAGCTAGGTTGAGGAACCTCACCTATTCGGCTCCTTTGTATGTTGATGTCACCAAAAGGGTTATCAAGAAAGGCCATGATGGTGAAGAAGTCACTGAGACACAGGATTTCACCAAAGTCTTCATTGGCAAG GTTCCTATTATGCTCCGGTCTAGTTATTGCACATTGTACCAGAATTCGGAGAAGGATTTGACTGAGCTTGGGGAGTGCCCCTATGATCAAGGTGGATATTTCATTATCAATGGTAGTGAAAAGGTTCTGATTGCTCAGGAGAAGATGAGCACCAATCATGTATATGTCTTCAAGAAGAGGCAGCCTAACAAGTATGCCTATGTTGCGGAGGTCCGCTCTATGGCAGAGTCTCAGAATAGACCACCCAGTACTATGTTTGTTCGCATGTTGTCTAGGGCAAGCTCCAAAGGG GGTTCTTCAGGACAATATATACGTGCTACTCTTCCATACATTCGATCAGAAATTCCAATCATTATTGTGTTTCGAGCATTGGGCTTTGTTGCTGACAAAGATATACTTGAACATATTTGCTACGACTTCTCAGACACTCAAATGATGGAGTTGCTTCGTCCATCCTTGGAAGAAGCATTTGTGATTCAAAATCAGCAG GTTGCACTTGACTACATTGGGAAAAGAGGAGCAACTGTAGGTGTAACTAAGGAAAAGAGAATTAA GTATGCCAAAGAGATCCTCCAAAAGGAGATGCTTCCTCATGTTGGTGTTGGAGAATATTGTGAGACAAAGAAAGCATACTATTTTGG ATATATCATTCACCGGCTACTTCTGTGTGCTCTTGGACGGAGGGCTGAAGATGATAGGGATCATTATGGCAACAAAAGGCTGGACCTGGCTGGGCCTTTACTTGGTGGTCTCTTTAGAATG CTATTCAGAAAGCTTACTAGAGATGTCAGGGGCTATGTGCAGAAG TGTGTTGATAATGGGAAAGATGTCAACCTGCAATTTGCTATCAAAGCAAAAACCATCACAAGTGGTCTTAAATACTCACTTGCTACTGGTAATTGGGGGCAAGCAAATGCTGCGGGTACTAGAGCTGGAGTATCACAG GTGTTAAATAGATTAACTTATGCTTCCACTTTGTCTCACTTGCGAAGATTGAATTCTCCCATAGGGCGTGAAG GCAAGTTGGCCAAGCCAAGGCAGCTGCATAATTCACAATGGGGAATGATGTGTCCTGCAGAAACACCTGAAGGACAA GCCTGTGGACTGGTGAAGAATCTGGCATTGATGGTTTACATAACAGTTGGTTCAGCAGCATCTCCTATTTTGGAGTTTTTGGAAGAATGGGGCACCGAAAATTTTGAG GAAATTTCTCCTGCAGTTATTCCCCAAgctaccaaaatttttgtaaatGGTTGCTGGGTGGGCATCCATCGTGATCCCGACATGTTGGTCAGAACGTTGAGAAAGCTGAGACGCCGG GTTGATGTTAATACTGAAGTTGGGGTTGTTAGAGATATCCGTCTTAAAGAATTGCGTATATATACAGATTATGGTCGCTGCAGTCGTCCTCTATTCATTGTGGACAAGCAAAGGCTACTTATAAAAAAGAAGGACATTCATGCTTTGCAACAGAGG GAATCCCCGGAGGAGGGCGGATGGCATGATCTTGTGTCCAAGGGCTTCATAGAATACATAGACACAGAAGAAGAAGAGACAACTATGATTTCCATGACTATTAAT GATCTTGTGCAAGCAAGACTTAATCCAGAAGAAGCTTATGCTGATACTTATACTCATTGTGAAATCCACCCGTCACTGATTTTGGGTGTTTGTGCTTCTATTATACCATTTCCTGATCACAATCAG TCTCCACGTAATACATATCAATCTGCTATGGGAAAACAAGCCATGGGAATTTATGTAACCAATTACCAATTTCGAATG GATACCTTGGCATATGTATTATATTATCCTCAGAAACCACTGGTGACAACAAGAGCAATGGAGCATCTACATTTTCGGCAGCTCCCTGCTGGAATT AATGCCATTGTGGCCATTGCCTGTTATTCTGGTTATAATCAAGAAGATTCTGTCATCATGAACCAATCATCAATAGATCGTGGATTCTTCCGGTCTCTGTTTTTCCGATCATATAG agatgaagagaagaagatggGAACCCTTGTCAAAGAAGATTTTGGTCGTCCAGATAGGACCAACACCATG GGTATGAGGCACGGTTCTTATGATAAGCTGGATGATGATGGCCTTGCACCACCA GGCACACGTGTATCTGGTGAGGATGTTATTATTGGAAAGACCACCCCAATATCTCAGGAAGAGGCACAGGGACAAGCTGCACGTTACACAAGACGTGATCACAGCATAAGCTTACGGCATAGTGAAACGGGTATTGTTGATCAA GTTCTTCTGACAACAAATGCTGATGGATTAAGATTTGTGAAAGTGAGGGTGAGATCTGTTCGGATACCACAGATTGGTGATAAATTCAGTAGTAGACATGGTCAGAAGGGGACAGTTGGTATGACTTACACGCAAGAAGACATGCCCTGGACCATTGAAGGCATCTCCCCTGACATTATTGTCAATCCACATGCTATTCCTTCTCGTATGACTATTGGCCAGCTTATCGAGTGTATCATGGGGAAGGTAGCAGCACACATGGGAAAGGAAGGAGATGCAACTCCTTTTACAGATGTTACT GTTGACAACATCAGTAAAGCTTTACATAAATGTGGGTACCAAATGCGAGGTTTTGAGACCATGTACAATGGTCATACAGGGAGGCGGCTATCTGCTATGATTTTCTTGGGTCCTACATATTACCAAAGACTGAAGCATATGGTTGATGATAAGATCCATTCTCGTGGACGAGGTCCTGTGCAGATCTTGACAAGGCAACCTGCTGAAGGACGCTCACGTGATGGAGGTCTCCGATTTGGGGAAATGGAACGAGATTGCATGATAGCCCATGGAGCCGCGCACTTCCTAAAGGAGAGATTGTTTGATCAAAGTGATGCATATAGGGTTCACGTGTGTGAGAAATGTGGGTTGATAGCTATTGCTAACCTCAAGAAGAATTCTTTTGAGTGCAGGGGGTGCAAGAACAAAACTGACATTGTTCAG GTTTACATTCCTTATGCTTGTAAGCTGCTCTTCCAAGAGCTCATGGCTATGGCGATTGCTCCAAGAATGCTTACGAAGGAAGTCAAAGCTGCGAAAGATCACAAGAAGAAAGGAGCCTGA